The Klebsiella sp. RHBSTW-00484 genome includes a window with the following:
- the ftsI gene encoding peptidoglycan glycosyltransferase FtsI yields the protein MQKNKIKSAANFTPIRFGLLCVAILSCLGLLLARVGWLQIVSPDKLVKQEDMRSLREEPVDVQRGMISDREGRPLAVSVPVSAIWVDPQTTIEKGGVGYGPRWQAMAEALHLNLNDLAHRVEAHPHARFLYLARQINPEQAEWIDKLHLPGINLRDESRRFYPAGHVAANLLGFTNIDNQGIEGVEKSFNAQLTGKPGRRLVRKDRHGNVIENITEMAAVPAHNLQLSIDERLQTVTEDALDNAVRWNKAESGAAVLIKIDTGEILSMASYPDFNPNNRDDAKLNDFRNRAISDTFEPGSTVKPLVLMTALQQGIVQPDSVVDTHPFVLDGHRIRDVGYYPELTLTGILQKSSDTGVSHLSLAMPVQHLIDTYKAFGFGDSTGLGLTGESAGLMPQRRYWGQLDRATFAFGYGLMVTPLQLAHVYATIGGYGIERPLSITRIDPPVIGTRVMPEQIVHEVEHMMESVALPGGGGTKAAVRDYRVAVKTGTAKKIGPDGKYIDKYVAYTAGVAPASNPKFALVVVMNDPSNGSYYGGAVSAPVFSQIMGDVLCLENVMPDGMPQDSENLIVMHNGEAFSPAL from the coding sequence GAGGAGCCTGTTGACGTTCAACGTGGGATGATTAGCGATCGCGAAGGCCGCCCGCTGGCGGTTAGCGTACCGGTAAGCGCGATTTGGGTCGATCCGCAAACGACCATCGAAAAGGGTGGGGTGGGATACGGTCCCCGCTGGCAGGCTATGGCCGAGGCTTTACACCTCAATCTCAACGACCTGGCCCACCGTGTTGAAGCGCATCCTCATGCGCGGTTTCTCTATCTGGCTCGCCAGATAAACCCGGAGCAGGCGGAATGGATCGATAAACTTCATCTACCGGGCATTAATCTGCGCGATGAGTCGCGCCGCTTCTATCCGGCTGGTCACGTCGCCGCTAACTTGCTTGGTTTTACCAATATCGACAACCAGGGTATTGAAGGGGTTGAGAAAAGTTTTAATGCCCAGCTAACCGGTAAGCCGGGGCGTCGGCTGGTACGTAAAGACCGTCATGGCAACGTTATTGAAAATATTACCGAAATGGCGGCGGTTCCTGCCCATAATTTGCAGTTGAGCATTGACGAGCGGCTGCAAACGGTGACTGAAGATGCGCTGGACAATGCCGTGCGCTGGAATAAAGCGGAGTCGGGAGCGGCAGTGTTGATTAAAATCGACACCGGAGAAATTTTGTCGATGGCCAGCTATCCGGATTTCAACCCTAATAATCGCGATGATGCGAAGCTGAATGACTTCCGCAACCGTGCGATCAGCGACACCTTTGAGCCCGGTTCAACGGTCAAACCTCTGGTGCTGATGACTGCGCTTCAACAAGGTATCGTACAACCAGATAGCGTGGTGGATACCCACCCCTTTGTGCTGGATGGTCACCGCATTCGCGACGTGGGTTACTATCCGGAATTGACCCTCACCGGCATCCTGCAAAAATCCAGCGATACCGGGGTTTCGCATTTGTCGCTGGCGATGCCGGTCCAGCATCTTATTGATACCTATAAGGCATTCGGTTTTGGCGACTCTACCGGATTGGGGTTGACCGGCGAGAGCGCGGGGCTGATGCCGCAGCGTCGCTATTGGGGGCAACTGGATCGGGCGACTTTCGCCTTCGGTTATGGTCTGATGGTGACGCCGCTTCAGCTAGCACATGTTTATGCCACAATTGGCGGCTATGGCATTGAGCGGCCGCTGTCGATCACGCGCATCGACCCGCCGGTCATTGGCACTCGCGTGATGCCGGAGCAAATCGTACATGAAGTTGAGCACATGATGGAGAGCGTGGCCTTACCGGGCGGCGGCGGGACTAAAGCGGCGGTGCGCGACTATCGGGTGGCGGTGAAAACCGGCACCGCTAAAAAAATCGGTCCGGATGGTAAATACATTGATAAGTACGTTGCCTATACCGCTGGTGTTGCGCCGGCCAGCAACCCGAAATTTGCGCTGGTGGTGGTGATGAACGACCCCAGCAACGGGTCGTATTACGGCGGGGCGGTTTCTGCGCCGGTATTCAGCCAGATCATGGGCGATGTCCTGTGCCTGGAGAACGTTATGCCGGATGGAATGCCGCAGGATTCAGAAAACCTCATCGTAATGCACAACGGCGAGGCCTTTTCCCCCGCGCTGTAA
- the rlmA gene encoding 23S rRNA (guanine(745)-N(1))-methyltransferase, whose protein sequence is MSYSCPLCHAPLERRDNSYICPQRHQFDLAKEGYVNLLPVQFKRSRDPGDSAEMMQARRAFLDAGHYQPLRDAISAYLQTFAPIDLLDIGCGEGYYTHAFAAIAAHSWGLDVSKSAIRAAAKRYPQVNFCVASSQRLPFDDASLDAVVRIYAPCNAQELARVVRPGGWVITATPGPRHLLELKGLIYDDVRLHEQNTEEMTGFTLCHQQQLAYPMQLNGSEAEALLQMTPFAWRAKPAVREALRQQELFGCQTDFAIHCWQRDA, encoded by the coding sequence ATGTCTTACAGTTGCCCACTTTGCCACGCGCCGCTTGAGCGCCGCGACAATAGCTATATTTGCCCACAGCGGCATCAGTTCGATCTGGCGAAGGAGGGCTACGTTAATTTGCTGCCGGTACAGTTTAAGCGGTCTCGCGATCCTGGCGACAGCGCGGAGATGATGCAGGCCCGTCGGGCGTTTCTCGATGCGGGTCATTATCAACCTCTGCGAGATGCTATTAGTGCTTATCTGCAAACCTTCGCTCCGATTGATTTACTGGATATCGGCTGTGGGGAAGGGTATTACACTCATGCTTTTGCTGCCATAGCCGCCCATAGCTGGGGGCTGGATGTTTCTAAATCCGCTATTCGCGCCGCGGCTAAACGTTATCCGCAAGTCAATTTTTGCGTCGCATCCAGCCAGCGCTTGCCGTTTGACGATGCCAGCCTTGATGCGGTCGTGCGAATTTATGCCCCGTGTAATGCTCAAGAATTGGCGCGTGTTGTCAGGCCCGGCGGCTGGGTGATCACCGCGACGCCTGGTCCGCGTCATTTATTGGAACTCAAAGGATTAATTTACGACGACGTGCGCCTGCATGAGCAGAACACGGAAGAGATGACGGGATTCACGTTATGCCACCAGCAGCAGCTGGCCTATCCGATGCAGCTAAATGGAAGTGAGGCAGAAGCGTTACTACAGATGACGCCGTTTGCGTGGCGGGCAAAACCGGCAGTTCGAGAAGCCTTACGTCAGCAGGAACTATTTGGCTGCCAGACCGATTTTGCTATTCACTGCTGGCAGCGCGATGCCTGA